The genomic interval aggaaagccatgaattaagattatttaattatttttctatatgttatgttttggatgataacatgccatgataacatgtcatatagaataggtagggccactctatgcataatgatacatgtcattcattaattatgaatctcattatattatttgaaatttgcatatgcttaataatattggatatcatctagataatattataggaagcatgcaattaacaatatataattaatgtatgttttaaaaggaaaaaccaatttgaaaatattgcgTGGGAGAGGGAAATTTCCAGATAAATTTTCCCACGGGCTTTAtttttagttcaataataaaattatatatatacctcaaCTTCATGATACGATAATGCTCTCTTTGaagggtatatatattagacattttatttgatgaacttcttcaaaaataaaattgaaatatttttcaatcgattgttcaccccaacggtgactattgatatgaaaaatacataGATTGAAAAAATGGTTGTACACTCAactaaattttgttattaaccttccTAACGAAATTCTGGTAACAAATTTAGTCCTAAAAggataacgataattatttatcatgtctctatatgaaagtaaataatccaatggatAATTAGGGCTAGTAAGTGTAGACATGGTTTCCCCAacggatagcttgtcaaagcggtactagattatcgttacaataaattaaaatgcatttatggtttttttttgcatttttgttatttattgtaaatattgtttcaaagtgTTTATGcatttctattttgttttttcagaaaatgtcttccatcaacccattattaataatccttgttaaaaatgaacttaCTGGCGAAAACTTACTTAGATTGGAAACacaatctatttaatattctcactGCTAAGGGCTGCAAATATTTGTTGACCCAGCCATGCTCACCAGAACCAACATTATACGATTATAGAAATAAGAGGGAGCCTTATAAGAAATGGTACGAAGCTAACAAAATGGTTAAGTGTTATATATTGGCTTCAATTTCCGTGGAACTGCATAAGAAACATCGGAGCATGGAAACAACCACTGAAATAATGGCTAGTCTTCATCAGATGTTTGGGCAAAATACTCATTTTGCCAGAGAAGCAGCGTTAAATCGTATTACAGATACTAAGATGGAAGAGGGCACAAGGTTtcgtgatcatgtcctcaaaatgatgaACTATTTGAATGAAGTAGAGATACATGGTGTTCAAATCGATGATAAAACAAGGATTAATATGGTGATTGAATCTTTGCCTGATACATTCAAAGACTTTAAGGTCGGGTATATCTTCaacaataaagatatgacCTTAATTGAATTGATGCACGAATTGCAtgctatagaagaattttatcataGTAGAAAACTTCTTGGAAAAGGATTCTCGTCAAGGCCTAAGTCGAAAGACATGAATAAGCAAGAAAGAGTTGGGATGAGCAAATTGTCCACTAAAAGAGGTGGCAAGCCAAAAGGCAAGTGTTAAAATGTGGATAGAAGGGTCACTAGAAAAAAGATTGtcctaagattattaaaatcagtataggaaatctttaagcttCCTAATTAGTTCAGATTTCTATTGATTCATGCAATAGTGAATTATGAGATAACTaatcttatttgtaatttatttatttggttttcaggaaaccaagagattaagtGAAGAAAGCTTCAAACAACAGTTGAGGACATGCTAgtttatatcaattgaaaggctagatcaattttacgagactttagttttgatatCTGTCTTTATTATTCCAAATAttagaggaatttaatttcggtggcttgttttaataaacaagAGTACACTGTTATTTTTTGATCCTctgtttattacttattttggttatttataaagaaaatttgtatcatataagtccattgatctattcaaagcaagatataatgataaatagtttatgcatttatctaagaaaataaatgtttcttCTAACCAATATCACCTCCATATTTATGCTTAAgtcatataaactataataagattctaagaaaatgattaatgataggcttgttggcctattaagattgatcattgtaactctataaatcttatttagaaaagtaatatgATAAGGATGCTCTTTTTGAGCTAAAAGTATAACATTGTATTGGATGATTTAGCGCATACAAATGTATACGGACTAATCAGTTTACATGTTATAAGACGTTTTGAGTATTCTATCAATCttgttgatgaatattcatttcatATATCTTTGTCTAAATGCGTCATGATtccattgcttttgaaattcaaaagggTACATAGATAAGACATAAGCAATTAGACAGGAATATAAAAGAACTTCAATATGATCGAAACAAAGAATATCTCTCTGGAGAATTCAAGCTCCATTTGGTTGTCAAATGGGATAAACTCCCACATATAATTAACACTATGATACAATAgtgtaattaaatggagaaacaagattcttttgGATAAGACAAGATATATGTTAAGTGgtttatcatttacctttttgATTCAAGatactaatatttaaaactgcaaagtttattaaaattagtttcatCTACCTccatgtttgctactctaagaaattatgaaaaagtcaCAAATATAGTTTGAGACACATTCGTATTTGGAGTTTACTAGTATTTGTACTAGAATCAGAGGTAGAGAAGATGGATTCGTGTTCAAAAGCTTGCATGTTTTAGGTATCTTAAAGGAATAAGGGAAAGTCCGAATTATAGTCCTCAAGACAGGAATGTATTATAGACATATTCTTTGAGGAAGACTATATAAATGACTTATAACCTAAGAGTAAAGTAAAATTagagaaatataaaaaggGGGGATCAGGTTGATGCTCAGCTTTATGGAATAGaaagaacaacaacaaccagCTAATCAACACAAGATTATCCTTAAACAACAATCATTTTTAGAATATCATCGTAGTGGGAgggtaattaaattgattggacaattgaaatatcaatttaattaacaatgtggtacaaaagattgtacagtaaagaaatcaatataGTCTcggtcgaattattattcgaaaACACTATCCCATATAGCATatatacaattatggaggtcaattccaatcttttagtggagtagatttgtaattaaataattgggcgaatttaattacatgcctaattattgtagccactattgtatatACCTATATGATCCttgggttagctcatttaattgaatgCACCGCTACTTgattaataagtaagataactagttatttgggttaaaagtctaaatatattattcagTGGGAGACTTCATATAATGTGCTTGTGCCTAAGGGgtcttatgttattttacaaggtgggcccCTATGACAAGAAGAAGCAACGttacttttgattttattatttttaatttaaatcaaatttgatttaatagaattaaaaatataaaaatatggagTTTAGGGTTTCCACTAagatagagatataaaatgacatattttctcccaaaaaaaaaagaggaggccacattatacagatcagagaaaaatattttctctctaattttgagagaaaaaatttctCCTGCTGGTTGCttttagtggtgataaagACACCCACATGTTAAGTACAGatcaaacctgagtcataacttAGAAAATCATTGGTGATGggtcgtgatctaacaagtgTGGTGGCGGCGGATTGTGATCTAACAGGCGTGGTGGTGATGGATCGTGATTTGGGAAGGCTggattaatttcaattattcatcTTCTCGGATAGTAAATGTATGATTTTCTAGATTATGTATTCCTATATATTGTATTAGATCGgtcctaaaagtttttataaaaatttaaaaaaactgatttttttccATCACTCACAATCTGGGAAGCCTTTTTCATTCGGCCACCCCTCCATTGAAGATGTTGCAAACCGCTTCGTGGGGTAAACCAGCCAGCAAATGACAACACTCATCCACTGGTTGAGGTTCACCGCCAGGTGAGAATTAATGAACTCAATCAGCGACATAATGAGCTGCTTTGCCAATTGAATGAGGAAAAGGAATGGGAGACGATGGTGAAGCAGATGAGGACGGGGAAAGAGAGTCAGCCGTGTTGGTGGGAAACCCCGGTTGACGAGCTCAACCATCAGGAGCTACTTCAAATGGGTGCAACAATTGATGATCTGCATAAAACGTTTCTTTCCAAACTCAATGAAAAGACAGCTAATGCCTCTTCCTCTATGGCACCTCCTATGTATTTTTGTCATAAATAATATACCTCATTCCTTTTGATTTAGTgtttgcttaaaaaaaattatgatgaaaCATGTCCAAAtgataacttgaaaattaagaaTGCAACTTATTGTTGCGCCTAAAAATTTGATATCAAATGCTAAACACAGCTATCAACCGAAAGAAATGGAATTTTCCACCATGTGGGCAAATGCCGATGatataatttgagaaaaaaaaccTTAATTGATGTGCCCTGGATATAATTAATCTGGTCAGAATAATTCGCAGTCATACTCAAGTTAGTTTGTCATTCAAAGTAATTATTAAGTGACTCACTGGTACTCAAATTACTCTGTCATTCAAGTATTTATTAACTTATTCGCTTTTCAACGACATCgagatatttataaatcatgATAGCAAATAGATAATTATGTTCTCAAAAAAGAAGTGAGCCGTGTAGGAAGTCtatctaattttaaatatatttgcaATTCCTTCACTTGAAGAAGGATCAATGACCCTttaaatcacacaaatttatgctatatatataacataagGAACGTACTAAAGGACTTTTTATTCCAAAATTAAataggattttctttttaaaaaaaagaacaaaaaagaaaagggagaGATGAGATGAATGAGAGAgaacagttaaaaaaaaaaaagagaaagagagaacatgggaaaaaaatcatagaAATTAGTGtgcaaaacttaatttttcgtgtcattaaatatttataaaatcttcAACCTTTGATTTAAAGGTTTTAAATTGGTGaaaaaacctaattttaaaGGGTCACTAATCCATgctttatttgaaatttgattaaagaCAAAGATAAGGAATTTAGTGggtaataaaaatataccCAAGTAAACacctacacacacacacacacacaagtttgggatagaaattaattaaaaatattacccAGAAAACATCATTCCTTATCTCAAAATCTTACTCGACCTCAGGTCACTGGATTGAAAGTGAATTCACATCCAATCAAACTGGGCCTATGGGACTTTTTGTTCcacataatttctttttatacgAAGGAATGGTTCTTTTGAACTTAAAATCTTAACACAAAATTCTCAACCATTCAAGTAAAGTGGAACTgtcaagaatttaaaaaagtgaagttaaattaaatttatcttggAGAGCTAAAGGCAAAGCTGAAGTGTTTGGATTTcaagaaaatgaatgaaaCGGAGAGAAAATGTTTAAGAAAGTTGAGAGAGTAATGAAGAATGAATTGCTATTCAATCGTATACTGTACTTTCtgattacaataatttatatactaGATCCAGAATGTTGTACACACGTTGAGTATGTTAGCTGAATCTAAGCTTAGCAACAAAAACGTTCTTAACAACCTTTTAACTAACATGCTAACTCAGCAGATTACCCATCAGCACATCTAACAaacaaaactaattaattcattaattttcataataagcACTATCTTAACAGCCCCCTTCAAGCTCAAGGTTTAGAAACAACGTTGAGCTTGGTTCTAAGATAGTTAAAATGATCAATAGCTAAAGGTTTAGTGAGAATATCAGCTACTTGTTCATAGATGGGAACATGATGAATTTCAATCTCCTTTCTTGCAATGTGATCTTTGACAAAATGCAAATCAAGctcaatatgttttgttttttaatgataCTTTGGATTACTGACTAATGCTTCAACACTTCTGTTATCATAATTGAGTATTGGAGTATGTTGTAGCTgcacatataatatgattaaacggaccttattcaaaatatttatgcaattgaaaatatctcaaatattttattaatcagaaaataaattaatatgctttaaaagagcatataatcccaacaaaaacaacaatcTTGATGTCTATGATTAAGCTAACCAAGATAAGCAAAACGAATCAACGAGAGATCAACAACAGAACAACAACGCAAGGCAAATTTAAAGTGGTTCGGCCACCGATATGCTTATATCCACTGTGAAAATATGAACCAACCTTTCACTGAATGAGAGTTTACAAGATACAGATTTACAAAGAAGATATAATGGAATCAACATCATGACATGCCAAAATATGTCAAACGAAGATACAACTCAAACAAAAGAGAGGGATACTGAGCATTTTAAAGGTTCCGAAGATGTCGGAAAGCTCCGAAAACCCTGAATCCCATGAAAACCCTAGTTTGCTAAAAACGATTCCACCACCGCTGCCTGAGGATTGTTCTACCAAAAAGGCTCTTTTTCGCAGCCATGGCATGGACGCGGATTACCCACCACTGCTATCTTTCAAGGATGCACTTATGCCCCATACTCAACAAAGAAGTTTTGATGATACTGAAATGGACGAAGAATGGGATTTTGAACCTGGAGATGTAATAGTTGGTGACGATGGTGCCATGCcaactattaaattttctcAACGAATCCATGAGAAACTAGTTAAACCTTGGCAAAAATTTGTAGTGGTGAAGTTGTTGGGGAGAAATATCGGCTATAAGGTTTTGTGCAATCGGCTAAAGGTCATGTGGCATATGATTCCAGATTTTTCAGTAATCGACCTTTAAAacaattactttttaattcatCTTAACTCATCAGAGGATGTTGTTTATGCGTTAACTGAGGGGCCATGGGTAATCTTTGGGCACTATTTAATAGTACAACCTTGGACTCCACAGTTCGATAGCACCATTACAGAGATTGATTCTACAGTTGTTTGGATTCGTTTACTTGGCATGGCATTCCACTTATATGATAAGCGTATTCTATGAAAGATTGGACAACTTGTGGGGAATGTTATCAAGATTCATTATCATACTGAATTGAGGAAGAGGGGCAAATTTGCTAGGATTGCTGTTCATATCTCTCTTACTCAGCCGTTGGTGTCCCAGTTCAACTTGGACGGAAGGATTCAGAAGGTTGAATATGAAGGGCTGCTGATCATATGCTATCAATGTGGTAAGTATGGTCACAATAGAACGGTTTGTTTTAATAGACAAAATTTGAATGGGGTTAATGAGGCCAACTCTGAGAACAGTCCACTTGCTAACGAATCAGTTGATAAGATTGGTGTCTCAACTGTGGCCAATAGCACCAGCGAGAGGTTTGGCCCATGGATGGTTGTGGTGCGGAAAGGGAGAGCTAGAGTAGTTGTGGACAAGGAGAACATTACTGACTCGGAAAGGAATCAgcgaaataattttaatactacCTCTCGTTTTGCTACTTTATCTGTTGATTATAATGCACCTACCGTGGAGGAGTTTGCTGTTCAGAACCCCATACATGCCCCTCCCCAGCAACCAACCACATCCATTACCGATCACTTCAACACTCGAAAGAACACTACTCTGAAAACCTTTCACACCCTAAAACCTCATAACCATATGTCCAAAGGTAAACAAGTGGCCAAACCACAGTTTCTAAAACCTAAGCAACAACACTCTACCGCCTCCAGTTCCATGCATGCAAAGCTACGTCCCCATGTTACCAAAATCCTATCCCACACTACTAATGACCCCAACCCAAGTCCCTTAAGACTTACTCCTAGTGATCCCGTTGAATTTACTTTCAACTTGACAACCCTTGATCCCACAAAACATACTGCCGTCACTTTACCTATTAGATGCCACTGCAGGTCAGTCACCAAGTGAAAAAACTGCTGCCAACCCTGAACAGTAACTTCCTCCAAAGCAACTCGCGGACCCTCCCGATGGCAAGGATGAAGGGGATGGTAATGTAATGGCGAATTATGAGGATGGTTCTCAACCTGTATTTGGACATGAAGGTGAAGACATTATGTCCGATGATGAGAACACGATTGTTAATGAGACTCCTGGAGTACATGAAGGAATGATGGTGGGGCTTAGTGTGTAAGCCGTTCTTGCTCGCCCACTTTTGtacataattttctttatgatGATATCAATCCTATTCTGGAAT from Citrus sinensis cultivar Valencia sweet orange chromosome 9, DVS_A1.0, whole genome shotgun sequence carries:
- the LOC127899834 gene encoding uncharacterized protein LOC127899834; translation: MSESSENPESHENPSLLKTIPPPLPEDCSTKKALFRSHGMDADYPPLLSFKDALMPHTQQRSFDDTEMDEEWDFEPGDVIVGDDGAMPTIKFSQRIHEKLVKPWQKFVVVKLLGRNIGYKVLCNRLKVMWHMIPDFSIGQLVGNVIKIHYHTELRKRGKFARIAVHISLTQPLVSQFNLDGRIQKVEYEGLLIICYQCGKYGHNRTVCFNRQNLNGVNEANSENSPLANESVDKIGVSTVANSTSERFGPWMVVVRKGRARVVVDKENITDSERNQRNNFNTTSRFATLSVDYNAPTVEEFAVQNPIHAPPQQPTTSITDHFNTRKNTTLKTFHTLKPHNHMSKGKQVAKPQFLKPKQQHSTASSSMHAKLRPHVTKILSHTTNDPNPSPLRLTPSDPVEFTFNLTTLDPTKHTAVTLPIRCHCRSVTK